A genomic window from Neorickettsia sennetsu str. Miyayama includes:
- a CDS encoding biotin carboxylase N-terminal domain-containing protein, with protein sequence MSIQKVLIANRGEIVSRIARTLKKLGKKSVAIYSDLDVNAEYIRHTDEAIYIGGVTVSESYNNMESILTAVKKSGADAVHPGYGFLSENPSFARSVEQAGFTFIGPSSECISMMSDKVMAKKIAQEASINLVPGYLGEISDYEQAVSIAKEIGFPVLIKAAAGGGGKGMRLVNREEELREAMQLACHEALNFFADERIFIEKYITNPRHIEIQLIADKNGHVICLGERECSVQRRHQKVVEEAPSLALDRGLREKMYEQSIRLARAAGYTSVGTVEYILDQERNFYFMEMNARIQVEHPVTEMITDIDIVEEMIRIAEGDDLSKKKSVTKFNGWSFEARIYAEDPMNNFMPTSGFVCCADFPTDVRVESSVGTGSKVGMFYDPMMAKIIVKGRTRSDALERMCEALQMTCIVGVKNNLVFLESLFRNADFINGNISTHFIEKQYQGVSWYESLDKCAALRFIAVTLYAMLDIWSGSFEESRPFIVRLGSQEYEVDVSIAMGTFSFTLAKERYIVESLRATKEGLFLAKINDEAFAARFFNTDQLYKRVEYDGFSLLCIALPKEVYTKWVSVQKNASGIQQSDKIMSAMTGVVVSIYVSVGDMIRPGDPLFLVEAMKMQNTITAERAGTVKEVCVMHGQNVSEGDLLLKFLKV encoded by the coding sequence ATGTCAATACAAAAAGTCCTAATTGCTAATCGCGGGGAGATAGTATCAAGGATAGCACGTACCTTAAAAAAATTGGGTAAGAAGAGTGTTGCTATTTATTCCGATCTCGATGTTAATGCGGAGTATATTCGGCATACAGATGAAGCAATCTACATAGGGGGTGTTACCGTTAGTGAGAGCTATAACAATATGGAATCCATACTCACAGCGGTCAAAAAAAGTGGGGCAGATGCTGTACATCCTGGGTATGGGTTTTTGTCTGAAAATCCTAGTTTTGCCCGATCTGTTGAGCAAGCTGGGTTTACCTTTATTGGTCCTAGCTCAGAGTGCATCTCCATGATGAGTGATAAGGTGATGGCAAAAAAGATTGCTCAGGAGGCCTCAATCAATCTTGTACCCGGGTATTTAGGGGAAATCTCTGATTATGAACAAGCTGTCTCTATTGCGAAAGAAATAGGTTTCCCAGTTCTGATAAAGGCTGCCGCCGGAGGGGGAGGTAAAGGAATGCGGTTGGTCAATAGAGAAGAGGAGTTACGCGAAGCTATGCAGCTTGCTTGTCATGAGGCTCTGAATTTCTTTGCTGATGAACGAATTTTCATTGAGAAATATATAACGAACCCCAGACATATAGAAATACAGCTGATTGCTGACAAAAATGGCCACGTTATTTGTTTGGGTGAGCGAGAATGTTCGGTACAGAGGCGGCATCAAAAGGTTGTTGAGGAGGCTCCCAGTCTTGCACTTGATCGGGGACTCAGAGAAAAGATGTATGAACAGTCTATTAGATTAGCCCGTGCAGCTGGTTACACTTCTGTTGGGACGGTGGAATATATACTAGACCAGGAGCGAAATTTCTACTTTATGGAAATGAATGCTCGCATCCAAGTTGAACACCCGGTAACCGAAATGATTACTGATATTGATATAGTCGAAGAGATGATCCGCATCGCTGAGGGCGATGATCTATCAAAAAAGAAAAGTGTTACGAAGTTTAACGGTTGGTCATTTGAAGCACGCATATATGCAGAGGATCCCATGAACAACTTTATGCCAACGAGTGGTTTCGTATGTTGTGCTGATTTTCCTACTGATGTCAGGGTTGAAAGTAGTGTAGGTACGGGCTCCAAGGTTGGTATGTTTTATGATCCAATGATGGCAAAGATTATCGTGAAGGGTAGAACGCGTTCTGATGCGTTAGAAAGAATGTGTGAGGCGCTTCAGATGACGTGCATAGTGGGTGTAAAGAATAATTTAGTTTTTTTAGAATCCCTGTTTCGTAATGCTGATTTTATTAATGGAAATATAAGCACCCATTTTATAGAAAAGCAGTACCAAGGGGTAAGTTGGTATGAGTCTCTCGATAAATGTGCGGCCCTGCGCTTTATTGCAGTGACTTTATATGCCATGTTAGACATATGGAGTGGTTCGTTTGAAGAAAGTCGTCCCTTTATTGTAAGACTTGGGAGTCAGGAATATGAAGTTGATGTCTCTATTGCTATGGGTACATTTAGCTTCACTCTTGCTAAGGAGCGATATATTGTTGAGTCTCTGAGAGCAACAAAAGAAGGCCTGTTTCTTGCAAAGATCAATGATGAAGCGTTTGCCGCGAGGTTCTTCAACACTGATCAATTATACAAACGAGTTGAGTACGATGGTTTTTCATTGCTATGTATTGCTCTTCCTAAGGAAGTGTATACGAAGTGGGTATCCGTACAAAAGAATGCTTCAGGTATACAACAATCAGATAAAATTATGTCTGCAATGACAGGGGTCGTAGTAAGCATTTACGTTAGTGTTGGTGACATGATCAGACCAGGTGATCCGTTGTTTTTAGTCGAAGCAATGAAAATGCAGAACACCATCACTGCCGAACGAGCTGGTACTGTGAAGGAAGTCTGCGTGATGCACGGTCAAAATGTAAGCGAGGGTGA
- a CDS encoding ribose-phosphate diphosphokinase, translated as MKVLMGSKAGKLGQEIASLLNLAVVRAQANRFPDGESDVLVHHEDVIPGTKVLVIQSLCSDADIMEFLFIVDALNRLGVRDIALVSPYFGYARADRIVAPGSAISAKVVARLIGERISLLFVLDVHFPQFEGFFEIPVYNILPWTLLKESVHVGHNMALVAPDVGAVKKLKPLSEELGTNLVIMNKRRPRACLSEVTEVVGEIHGRDCIIVDDIVCGGGTLCNSAAKLKELGAKSVAAFVTHGVFSGSARQKIMDSQIDRIVVTNSIPGPGCEAKGKIEIISAADLLARKIHSVYLDVNTKSPNC; from the coding sequence ATGAAAGTCCTCATGGGTAGCAAAGCTGGGAAACTTGGCCAGGAAATAGCGTCGCTCCTTAACCTGGCTGTGGTTCGTGCACAGGCAAATAGATTTCCTGATGGCGAAAGTGATGTTCTTGTGCACCATGAAGATGTTATTCCTGGAACTAAGGTGCTCGTCATCCAGAGTCTTTGTAGTGATGCTGACATAATGGAATTTTTATTCATCGTGGATGCTTTGAACAGACTAGGGGTACGTGATATTGCTTTAGTCTCCCCATATTTTGGTTATGCTCGTGCCGATAGGATTGTCGCGCCTGGCTCTGCCATTTCAGCAAAAGTAGTTGCACGCCTTATTGGAGAGAGGATTTCATTGCTTTTTGTCTTAGATGTACACTTTCCTCAATTTGAGGGTTTCTTCGAGATCCCAGTGTACAACATTCTTCCGTGGACGCTGCTTAAGGAAAGTGTGCATGTGGGTCACAATATGGCCCTTGTTGCTCCCGATGTGGGTGCTGTAAAAAAGTTAAAGCCTCTCTCCGAAGAGCTGGGCACAAATCTTGTTATCATGAATAAACGCAGGCCCAGAGCATGTCTATCCGAGGTTACTGAGGTGGTTGGGGAAATTCATGGTAGAGACTGCATAATAGTTGATGATATCGTCTGTGGTGGGGGGACCCTCTGCAATTCGGCTGCTAAACTTAAGGAGCTTGGTGCAAAATCTGTTGCTGCGTTTGTTACCCACGGCGTATTTTCTGGTAGCGCAAGACAGAAAATTATGGACTCACAGATAGATAGGATTGTTGTCACTAACAGCATACCTGGACCTGGGTGTGAGGCTAAAGGGAAAATAGAGATCATTAGTGCTGCAGACTTGCTTGCAAGAAAAATTCATTCAGTTTACCTAGATGTCAATACAAAAAGTCCTAATTGCTAA
- a CDS encoding NifU family protein has translation MFIQTEHTPNPNVLKFFPGVKILDSGTADFVTFSDASGHKLPEMLWEIQGVCGVMLGVDFVSVSKTEDAEWDVLKPQIFGVLVEYFTTGSDFVRPVTEDEEVECTDEVSKKIQEIIDTKVRPSVIEDGGNIVFKGYKDGIVYLKLQGACAGCPSASVTLKDGIENLLQYYIPEVREVQQV, from the coding sequence ATGTTTATCCAAACTGAGCACACCCCGAATCCGAACGTACTAAAATTTTTTCCTGGTGTAAAAATACTTGATAGTGGAACTGCTGATTTTGTCACGTTTAGTGATGCCTCTGGTCATAAACTTCCTGAGATGCTTTGGGAAATACAAGGTGTCTGCGGTGTAATGCTTGGGGTGGATTTTGTATCTGTGAGCAAAACTGAAGATGCAGAATGGGATGTATTGAAGCCACAGATCTTTGGTGTGCTGGTTGAGTATTTTACTACTGGATCCGATTTTGTTCGACCTGTCACAGAAGACGAGGAAGTCGAATGCACCGACGAGGTTTCTAAGAAAATACAGGAAATTATAGATACTAAAGTCCGACCTTCCGTTATCGAAGATGGTGGTAACATTGTATTTAAGGGTTATAAGGATGGGATTGTATATCTGAAACTTCAGGGTGCGTGTGCCGGTTGTCCTAGTGCTTCTGTCACTCTCAAGGATGGTATAGAGAATCTGCTTCAGTACTATATTCCTGAAGTGAGAGAAGTTCAGCAGGTTTGA
- a CDS encoding J domain-containing protein — protein sequence MFFTILLILLLVILLPILFLLVVAFIYRKKFKLSENFSQIYDTVYEMMKSGNFSFENLQQFQQGVSFSDSTGKMSKAQAREILGVSVNASKAEINKAYHALVQKVHPDKGGSHYFAQQLNKARDTLVK from the coding sequence ATGTTCTTTACGATCTTGCTGATTTTGCTGCTAGTGATTCTCTTGCCGATATTGTTTCTGCTGGTGGTTGCGTTTATCTACAGGAAGAAGTTTAAACTTTCTGAAAATTTCTCACAGATATACGATACCGTTTACGAAATGATGAAAAGCGGAAACTTCAGCTTTGAGAATTTACAGCAGTTTCAGCAAGGAGTATCGTTTTCTGATTCAACAGGAAAAATGTCTAAGGCACAGGCACGAGAAATTCTCGGGGTATCTGTGAATGCCAGCAAGGCAGAAATCAATAAGGCGTACCACGCCCTGGTACAGAAAGTACATCCTGATAAGGGTGGTTCACACTATTTCGCACAGCAACTTAACAAAGCCCGGGATACGCTTGTAAAGTAG
- the nuoI gene encoding NADH-quinone oxidoreductase subunit NuoI, translating into MFKFLSQMQLTRFFVGFRTVLWYFFAPKVTIKYPQEKGPISLRFRGEHALRRYKNGEERCIACKLCEVVCPAQAITIEAAPRESDGSRRATKYDIDMTKCIYCGFCQEACPVDAIVEGPNFEFARENREDLLYDKKKLLDNGSKWESALIKMLNRNDTTH; encoded by the coding sequence ATGTTTAAGTTCCTAAGCCAGATGCAGCTGACCCGCTTCTTTGTTGGTTTCAGGACCGTCTTGTGGTACTTTTTTGCACCAAAGGTTACGATAAAATATCCACAAGAGAAGGGACCCATAAGTCTGCGTTTCAGAGGTGAACACGCGCTAAGACGCTACAAAAATGGGGAAGAGCGTTGCATAGCTTGTAAGTTATGTGAGGTGGTCTGTCCTGCCCAGGCAATCACGATTGAAGCAGCTCCCAGAGAATCTGATGGAAGTAGGCGTGCCACAAAATACGATATAGATATGACTAAGTGCATTTATTGTGGCTTTTGTCAGGAAGCTTGCCCTGTAGATGCAATTGTTGAAGGACCGAATTTTGAGTTTGCAAGGGAAAATCGTGAAGATTTGCTCTATGACAAAAAAAAATTACTCGATAATGGCAGTAAATGGGAAAGTGCATTAATTAAGATGCTCAATAGAAATGACACAACTCATTGA
- a CDS encoding bifunctional 5,10-methylenetetrahydrofolate dehydrogenase/5,10-methenyltetrahydrofolate cyclohydrolase, which translates to MTQLIDGFRIAAGICESIATSVAHLRKNNGLVPSLRVIIVGENPASQVYVRSKQKKAESLGIDAETIALPKDTSEVELIRLVNSLNDDTSINAILVQLPLPPHINPTRIIESIDSKKDVDCFHPENVGRLALSKDALLKPCTPAGSLYLIKSALGDNLSGMDAVVIGRSNIVGKPMAMLLLHENCTITLTHSKTRNIQEKTRQADIVISAVGIPHFVKKDFIKPGATVIDVGMNKVDGKLVGDVDFEDVLQKVKFITPVPRGVGPMTIAFLMLNTVITTCLQNKLEHQEVIGTVIQKL; encoded by the coding sequence ATGACACAACTCATTGATGGTTTCCGAATTGCCGCAGGTATCTGTGAATCTATTGCAACTTCTGTAGCACACCTCAGGAAAAACAATGGCTTAGTACCTAGTCTGAGAGTCATCATTGTTGGTGAAAACCCGGCAAGTCAAGTGTATGTTCGAAGTAAACAGAAAAAAGCAGAGTCGCTTGGTATAGACGCAGAGACTATAGCACTACCGAAAGATACAAGTGAGGTAGAACTAATAAGGTTAGTAAACTCCTTGAACGACGACACCAGCATAAATGCTATACTCGTCCAACTACCATTGCCTCCTCATATTAATCCGACCAGAATTATTGAATCAATTGATTCAAAAAAAGACGTTGATTGTTTCCATCCTGAGAATGTGGGCAGACTAGCTCTCAGTAAAGATGCGTTGTTAAAACCATGTACCCCAGCAGGCTCTCTATATCTAATAAAATCGGCTTTGGGAGACAATTTGTCTGGTATGGATGCCGTTGTCATAGGGCGTTCGAACATTGTTGGTAAGCCAATGGCGATGCTTCTGTTGCATGAAAATTGCACTATCACGCTCACACACTCTAAAACTAGGAATATACAAGAAAAAACCAGACAAGCGGATATCGTCATCTCAGCTGTTGGCATACCGCATTTTGTAAAAAAAGACTTCATCAAGCCCGGAGCGACTGTTATAGATGTCGGAATGAATAAAGTGGATGGTAAATTAGTCGGCGACGTTGATTTTGAAGACGTTCTTCAAAAAGTGAAGTTCATTACACCTGTACCAAGAGGCGTCGGTCCAATGACAATCGCTTTTCTCATGCTAAACACGGTAATTACGACATGCTTGCAAAACAAGTTGGAGCATCAAGAGGTGATTGGAACTGTAATCCAGAAACTCTAG
- a CDS encoding metallophosphoesterase family protein: MSVLLFFVYGRFVVSVTLNSNVRGTSFCEKEKGGGFWKNIVSFLGSLFRESGMKWTINVSFLCFLLFGSASGESFHWFQLMGDNQLWFRFVVEEADVCPKVVVDGVEHLMDQHHAADGSFPLSCVYKLNLEDLPQSFIFGNKEILPRFNKDAVTKIAVIGDTGCRNNHFFFPQDCGKEWFFKETVDAVLKHDPEIVIHVGDYVYREGNRVNSWRTWKEDFFLPAAELLRSNTPLLLARGNHEYCSTGGKGWTYFLGSVKKCLDYEPPYTVSLNGFDIVITDSSIEEKLCEDIAHINDLNNGKRTWIVTHRPLVFKNKKGLYEGNITIFKDLRKEIELIMSGHVHVAQFVRLDGHVQFISGNSGALLSHWKTANASDSRLEYGFGIIDLLNDNVKITSYDRFNNEMMSVYLSENN; this comes from the coding sequence GTGAGTGTACTCTTGTTTTTTGTGTACGGTAGGTTCGTTGTCTCAGTGACGTTAAATTCTAACGTGCGTGGAACTAGTTTCTGTGAAAAAGAGAAGGGTGGTGGATTTTGGAAAAATATTGTGTCTTTTTTGGGTTCCCTCTTTCGAGAGTCAGGTATGAAATGGACGATAAATGTTAGTTTTCTTTGCTTTTTACTATTTGGAAGCGCATCTGGTGAAAGTTTTCACTGGTTCCAACTCATGGGTGATAATCAATTGTGGTTCCGTTTTGTAGTTGAGGAGGCAGATGTTTGTCCAAAGGTTGTGGTCGATGGTGTTGAGCATTTAATGGATCAGCATCATGCTGCAGATGGCTCTTTTCCATTGAGTTGTGTTTATAAATTGAATCTTGAGGATCTTCCCCAATCATTCATTTTTGGTAATAAAGAGATTCTTCCACGATTCAATAAGGACGCGGTTACAAAAATAGCCGTAATTGGGGATACGGGCTGCCGTAATAACCATTTTTTCTTTCCACAAGATTGTGGAAAAGAATGGTTTTTCAAAGAAACAGTGGATGCTGTGCTAAAACACGATCCGGAGATAGTTATCCACGTTGGAGACTACGTTTACAGAGAGGGAAATAGAGTAAACAGTTGGAGGACATGGAAAGAGGATTTTTTCCTTCCAGCTGCCGAGTTGTTGCGCTCTAACACTCCGTTGCTTTTGGCAAGGGGAAATCATGAGTACTGTAGCACTGGCGGTAAAGGCTGGACCTATTTTCTCGGTAGTGTAAAGAAGTGCTTGGATTATGAGCCCCCGTATACAGTTTCGCTTAATGGGTTCGATATTGTAATAACGGATTCATCGATTGAAGAGAAACTTTGTGAAGACATTGCACATATCAATGATCTTAATAATGGTAAAAGGACTTGGATTGTGACACATAGACCTCTGGTATTTAAAAATAAGAAGGGCCTGTATGAAGGAAATATAACAATCTTCAAAGATCTAAGGAAAGAAATAGAGTTAATAATGTCAGGGCATGTGCATGTCGCACAATTTGTTAGGTTAGATGGACACGTACAGTTTATTTCGGGTAACAGTGGAGCCCTTCTTTCACATTGGAAAACTGCTAATGCTAGCGACTCACGGTTGGAGTATGGATTTGGAATTATTGATCTCCTAAATGATAATGTGAAGATCACCAGCTACGATCGCTTCAATAACGAAATGATGTCCGTATATTTGTCAGAGAATAATTAG
- the hemA gene encoding 5-aminolevulinate synthase, with amino-acid sequence MSNYSSVFARALDTIKNEKRYREFVNLARISGEFPCAINEETNEKIVIWCSNDYLGMGQNFTVCDSMKETIDRMGAGAGGTRNISGNNKEVVLLEKTIAKLHQKEAALSFVCGYVANLASISTIISLMENCIAFSDQYNHSSIIEGIRTSRCEKRIFRHNDVNHLEKLLSQVPKGAYKIIIFESVYSMDGDVAPIKKICDLAEKYNALTYIDEVHAVGMYGKHGGGITEEMDLVDRVDIIQGTLAKAYGVIGGYIAAKADIIDIIRSHASGFIFTTALPPVIASAGRASITHLYDSDEERRKQKENVAKLKAMFKANGIPYKDAPTHIIPVIIGHPEECKYASKTLLEEFKIFIQHINYPTVPRGTERLRITPTPQHTDTMMEELVFALKEVLGRIQHKKSARGAI; translated from the coding sequence ATGTCTAACTACAGTAGTGTCTTTGCTCGAGCTCTCGATACAATCAAGAATGAAAAGCGTTACCGTGAATTTGTCAACCTTGCGCGAATCTCTGGTGAGTTCCCCTGTGCTATAAACGAGGAAACAAACGAAAAAATAGTCATATGGTGCAGCAATGACTATCTAGGAATGGGACAGAACTTTACAGTTTGTGACTCCATGAAAGAGACCATCGACAGGATGGGTGCCGGAGCTGGTGGTACTAGGAATATTTCCGGAAATAATAAGGAAGTGGTTCTCCTAGAAAAGACAATTGCGAAGTTACATCAGAAAGAGGCTGCTTTGTCTTTTGTTTGTGGCTACGTTGCCAATCTTGCTTCGATATCCACAATTATCTCGCTCATGGAGAATTGTATCGCGTTTTCTGATCAGTATAATCACTCATCGATAATAGAAGGTATCAGAACAAGTCGCTGCGAGAAGAGAATTTTTCGCCACAACGATGTCAATCACTTAGAAAAGTTGCTTTCACAGGTTCCTAAAGGGGCTTATAAGATAATAATTTTCGAGTCGGTATACTCAATGGACGGGGACGTCGCACCAATAAAAAAGATTTGTGATCTTGCGGAGAAATATAATGCCCTTACGTACATCGACGAAGTGCACGCCGTAGGGATGTATGGTAAACACGGTGGAGGAATCACAGAGGAAATGGATCTGGTGGATCGAGTAGATATAATCCAGGGAACACTTGCAAAAGCATACGGCGTCATAGGCGGATATATAGCAGCTAAGGCTGATATAATCGACATCATCAGAAGCCACGCGTCCGGATTCATTTTTACTACAGCACTTCCACCCGTAATCGCAAGCGCTGGCAGAGCAAGCATCACACATCTATATGACAGTGATGAGGAAAGAAGAAAACAAAAGGAGAATGTTGCAAAACTCAAAGCGATGTTTAAAGCAAATGGTATCCCATATAAGGACGCCCCAACACACATAATACCTGTCATAATTGGGCACCCAGAGGAGTGCAAATACGCATCTAAAACTTTGCTAGAAGAATTCAAGATTTTCATCCAGCACATAAACTATCCAACGGTTCCACGCGGCACAGAACGCCTGAGGATCACACCAACACCCCAGCATACCGATACAATGATGGAAGAACTTGTGTTCGCGCTAAAAGAAGTACTCGGGAGAATACAACACAAAAAAAGCGCAAGGGGTGCAATTTAA
- the rpsU gene encoding 30S ribosomal protein S21: MGQVFMVHHGDVEQALRRLKQHLSREGITPGRKRIFEKPSEKRHRRAVETRRKIRKQKLRVVPY, from the coding sequence TTGGGACAAGTTTTTATGGTTCATCATGGAGATGTTGAACAGGCGCTTCGTAGGCTGAAGCAACATTTATCAAGAGAAGGTATAACACCAGGAAGGAAGCGTATTTTTGAGAAGCCTTCTGAAAAGAGGCACAGGAGGGCTGTAGAAACTAGGCGCAAGATAAGAAAGCAGAAGCTCCGTGTGGTGCCGTACTGA
- a CDS encoding cytochrome c maturation protein CcmE, producing the protein MLLLRWKRFWFLSLGILLFSGVVSLMLFNLSESISFFYLPSDVARVVASNREIKVGGIIKAIKKSKDGVRFLLSDGAAEIEVLYEGILPSLVQDGINVVVVARFEGGLLLAKRVLVKHDERYYPPEDFIKSVRGE; encoded by the coding sequence ATGCTACTTCTCCGGTGGAAGAGGTTTTGGTTTTTATCATTAGGCATTCTACTTTTTTCTGGAGTTGTTTCGTTGATGTTATTTAATCTCAGTGAGAGTATCTCCTTTTTCTATCTGCCAAGTGATGTTGCGCGTGTTGTTGCTTCAAACAGGGAAATAAAAGTAGGAGGAATAATCAAGGCTATAAAGAAATCAAAAGATGGTGTGAGATTCTTGCTCTCTGATGGTGCAGCCGAAATAGAGGTGCTTTATGAGGGTATCCTACCTTCACTTGTGCAGGATGGGATAAATGTCGTAGTTGTTGCTCGATTTGAGGGCGGGCTGCTTCTTGCTAAAAGAGTCCTAGTCAAACATGATGAGCGGTACTATCCCCCAGAGGACTTTATTAAATCTGTTCGAGGAGAGTAA
- a CDS encoding ribonuclease J has product MTDNNLIFLPLGGTGEIGMNVTLYGYKGRWIMIDCGAGFADAELPGIDIVVADISFIEERKDDLLAIIITHIHEDHCGALPYLWDRLAVPVYTTQFTANFLLKKIGRDKVQFPIHVVEPGKLLHLGDFTLEFINMTHSVPEMNAIAIHTADKVVIHSGDWKIDDDPVVGKTCDFKRLEELSEKGVLAMVCDSTNVFSHGRSDSESSLREPLMEVISSASGACVVTLFSSNIARIETVTRIANEYGKTVVVLGRSLLSVISAAKETGYLKDLNYIDEIGLAHYSGSRKSLIILATGCQGDELAAVNRLSQGTHNSFAINADDTIIFSSKMIPGNEKRIAKMINRFIAVGVNVVTERTHSVHVSGHPYRDELKQLYQLLKPKILIPVHGENLHLHEHAKFALECGVESALIAMDGDIIEISSTSGARKVDQTEVGFWCVDNDRLQHPDSHVIKTRRKLQLSGMILVILVMNKKGKSLKRPTIVSFGYSEEGGWKENALASIERSLKTGKNSDFRAVTKTVRKIVRGSLASRIKIPLIEVQIERV; this is encoded by the coding sequence ATGACGGATAATAATTTAATATTTTTGCCTCTTGGGGGTACTGGTGAAATAGGAATGAATGTCACCTTGTATGGATACAAGGGTCGGTGGATCATGATCGATTGTGGGGCAGGTTTTGCTGACGCGGAATTGCCTGGGATAGACATCGTTGTTGCAGATATCAGTTTCATCGAAGAGCGCAAGGATGACCTTTTAGCTATAATTATCACTCATATTCACGAAGACCACTGTGGGGCACTTCCGTATTTGTGGGATAGATTGGCTGTTCCTGTATATACTACCCAGTTCACTGCGAATTTCCTGCTAAAAAAAATTGGCCGTGATAAGGTGCAATTTCCGATTCATGTTGTGGAGCCGGGGAAGTTGTTGCATTTGGGAGATTTTACGCTTGAATTTATTAACATGACCCATTCGGTACCCGAAATGAATGCAATTGCAATTCATACTGCCGATAAAGTGGTGATTCATAGTGGGGATTGGAAAATAGACGATGATCCCGTTGTTGGAAAGACATGTGATTTTAAAAGACTTGAAGAACTCTCGGAAAAGGGAGTTCTGGCAATGGTGTGTGATTCAACTAATGTGTTTTCTCACGGGAGGTCCGATTCTGAATCCTCATTGAGGGAGCCACTGATGGAGGTTATTTCCAGTGCCAGTGGAGCGTGTGTTGTGACGCTTTTTTCTTCGAACATTGCAAGAATAGAGACTGTGACAAGGATAGCAAATGAATACGGAAAGACGGTTGTTGTTCTAGGGAGATCTCTTCTTTCTGTAATTTCTGCTGCAAAAGAGACTGGCTATTTAAAAGATCTCAACTACATAGATGAGATTGGATTGGCTCACTATAGTGGCAGTAGAAAGTCGCTGATTATTCTTGCAACGGGATGTCAAGGAGATGAGCTGGCTGCCGTTAATAGGCTTTCACAGGGTACGCATAATAGTTTCGCCATCAATGCTGATGACACTATCATCTTTTCCTCGAAAATGATTCCAGGAAACGAAAAGAGGATAGCAAAGATGATTAATAGGTTTATTGCTGTGGGTGTGAATGTTGTGACTGAGAGAACGCATTCCGTGCATGTTTCGGGACATCCATACAGAGACGAGTTAAAGCAGCTATATCAGTTGCTTAAACCAAAGATTCTTATTCCCGTGCATGGAGAAAATCTACATCTTCACGAGCATGCGAAATTTGCACTGGAATGCGGTGTGGAAAGCGCTTTAATTGCAATGGATGGCGATATAATTGAGATATCTTCCACGTCCGGTGCACGCAAGGTCGATCAGACAGAAGTTGGCTTCTGGTGTGTGGATAATGATAGGTTACAACATCCTGACAGTCACGTTATCAAGACAAGGAGGAAGTTGCAATTAAGTGGAATGATTTTGGTAATCCTTGTGATGAACAAAAAAGGAAAATCACTAAAGAGGCCTACTATTGTTTCATTTGGTTATAGCGAGGAAGGAGGATGGAAGGAAAATGCCTTGGCTTCGATCGAGAGGAGCTTGAAAACGGGTAAAAATAGTGATTTTAGGGCAGTCACGAAGACAGTGAGGAAGATTGTGCGTGGTTCACTGGCGAGCAGGATAAAGATTCCATTGATAGAAGTGCAAATAGAAAGGGTATAG